The proteins below come from a single Serratia ficaria genomic window:
- the xdhB gene encoding xanthine dehydrogenase molybdopterin binding subunit has product MSHAKRIEYSQQQLAALFHQGLSSGAGRSRKHESADKHVSGEAHYIDDRLEFPNQLHLAAKLSERAHARIEKLDVSACAAFPGVVRVITWRDVPGELDIAPLTQGDPLLAKDEVEYLGQVIAVVAAEDPEIAWRAAQAIRVEYQDLPAQLDVTRSLREGYLVQEAHRHQRGDADAALAQAQHRLQGELHVGGQEHFYLETQIASVLPTEDGGMLVYSSTQNPTEIQKLVASVLNLPMHRVTVDMRRMGGGFGGKETQAGGAACLCAVVAHLTGRPVKMRLNRRDDMLITGKRHPFYIRYDVGFNDEGLLNGVKIDLAGNCGYSLDLSGSIVDRAMFHADNAYFLQDVLIVGHRCKTHIASNTAYRGFGGPQGMMAIEEIMDCIARYLARDPLAVRKINYYGKDRRNVTHYHQPVEQNLLQEITAELEQSADYRARRAAIRDFNAQNPILKKGLALTPVKFGISFTASFLNQAGALVLVYTDGSIQLNHGGTEMGQGLNTKVAQIVAAVFQVDIARIQITATDTGKVPNTSPTAASSGTDLNGKAAENAAQIIKRRLVDMLVKQHAVSADQVAFSNGQVRVGERYFSFEQVVEQAYFNQVSLASTGYYRTPKIFYDRDQASGHPFYYFAYGAACAEVVIDTLTGEYRLLRADILHDVGDSLNPAIDIGQVEGGFVQGMGWLTSEELVWDEQGKLLTNGPASYKIPAIGDVPADLRVRLLENRQNPEDTVFHSKAVGEPPFMLGISVWCAIKDAVASLADYRRQPAIDAPATPERVLWGVQQMLTAVRENGDG; this is encoded by the coding sequence ATGAGCCACGCTAAACGCATCGAGTACAGCCAGCAACAGCTGGCCGCGCTTTTCCACCAGGGCTTGAGCAGCGGCGCAGGCCGCAGCCGCAAGCATGAAAGCGCCGACAAACACGTCAGCGGCGAGGCGCACTACATTGACGATCGGCTGGAGTTCCCCAATCAGCTGCACCTGGCGGCGAAGCTGAGCGAGCGGGCGCATGCGCGGATCGAAAAACTGGACGTTTCCGCCTGTGCGGCTTTCCCCGGCGTGGTGCGGGTCATTACCTGGCGAGACGTACCGGGCGAGCTGGATATCGCGCCGCTGACCCAGGGCGACCCGCTGCTGGCGAAAGATGAGGTGGAGTACCTCGGCCAGGTGATTGCGGTGGTGGCGGCCGAGGATCCGGAAATCGCCTGGCGCGCCGCACAGGCGATCCGGGTGGAGTATCAGGATCTGCCGGCGCAGCTGGACGTCACCCGGTCATTGCGCGAAGGCTATCTGGTACAGGAAGCGCACCGCCATCAGCGCGGCGACGCCGATGCCGCGCTGGCGCAGGCGCAGCACCGCCTGCAGGGCGAGCTGCACGTCGGGGGCCAGGAACACTTTTATCTGGAAACCCAAATCGCCTCGGTGCTGCCGACCGAGGACGGCGGCATGCTGGTCTATTCATCGACCCAAAACCCGACCGAAATCCAGAAGCTGGTAGCCTCGGTGCTCAATCTGCCGATGCACCGGGTGACCGTCGACATGCGCCGCATGGGCGGCGGCTTTGGCGGCAAGGAGACCCAGGCGGGCGGCGCGGCCTGCCTGTGTGCCGTCGTCGCGCATCTTACCGGCCGGCCGGTCAAAATGCGCCTCAACCGCCGCGACGACATGCTGATCACCGGCAAACGTCACCCGTTTTATATTCGCTACGACGTCGGTTTCAACGACGAGGGCCTGCTGAACGGGGTGAAAATCGATCTGGCGGGCAACTGCGGTTACTCGCTCGATCTCTCGGGCTCGATCGTCGACCGCGCGATGTTCCATGCCGACAACGCCTATTTTCTGCAGGACGTGCTGATCGTCGGCCACCGCTGCAAGACCCACATCGCCTCCAACACCGCCTACCGCGGCTTCGGCGGGCCGCAGGGCATGATGGCCATCGAAGAAATCATGGATTGCATCGCCCGCTATCTGGCGCGCGATCCGCTGGCGGTGCGTAAAATCAATTACTACGGCAAAGACCGGCGCAACGTCACCCATTACCATCAGCCGGTGGAGCAAAACCTGCTGCAGGAGATCACCGCCGAGCTGGAGCAGAGCGCCGACTATCGGGCGCGCCGCGCCGCGATCCGCGATTTCAACGCGCAGAACCCGATCCTGAAGAAAGGGCTGGCGCTGACGCCGGTCAAATTCGGCATTTCCTTTACCGCCAGCTTCCTGAACCAGGCCGGCGCGCTGGTGCTGGTGTATACCGACGGCAGCATCCAGCTCAACCACGGCGGCACCGAAATGGGCCAGGGGCTGAACACCAAGGTGGCGCAGATTGTCGCCGCGGTGTTTCAGGTGGATATCGCGCGCATTCAGATCACCGCCACCGACACCGGCAAAGTGCCCAATACCTCGCCGACCGCCGCCTCGTCCGGCACCGATCTGAACGGCAAGGCGGCGGAAAACGCCGCGCAGATCATCAAACGGCGGTTGGTGGACATGCTGGTCAAACAGCATGCCGTCAGCGCCGACCAGGTGGCGTTCAGCAATGGCCAGGTGCGGGTCGGCGAGCGCTACTTCAGCTTTGAGCAGGTGGTCGAGCAGGCCTATTTCAATCAGGTTTCGCTGGCCAGCACCGGTTACTACCGCACGCCGAAAATTTTCTACGATCGCGACCAAGCCAGCGGCCATCCGTTTTACTACTTCGCCTATGGCGCGGCCTGCGCGGAGGTGGTGATCGACACGCTGACCGGCGAATACCGGCTGCTGCGCGCCGACATCCTGCACGACGTCGGCGATTCGCTGAACCCGGCGATCGACATCGGCCAGGTGGAGGGCGGTTTTGTGCAGGGCATGGGGTGGCTGACCAGCGAAGAGCTGGTGTGGGATGAGCAGGGCAAGCTGCTGACCAACGGCCCGGCCAGCTACAAAATCCCGGCGATTGGCGACGTGCCGGCCGATTTGCGCGTTCGGCTGCTGGAAAACCGCCAAAACCCGGAAGACACGGTATTTCATTCCAAGGCGGTGGGCGAACCGCCGTTTATGCTGGGCATCTCGGTGTGGTGCGCCATCAAGGACGCGGTGGCCAGCCTGGCGGACTATCGCCGGCAGCCCGCCATCGACGCGCCGGCCACGCCGGAACGGGTGCTGTGGGGCGTACAGCAGATGCTGACCGCGGTGCGGGAGAACGGAGATGGATGA
- the xdhC gene encoding xanthine dehydrogenase accessory protein XdhC, which produces MDEWIEALAALRQRGEPCVLVTLVDELGSTPRNRGTKMLVTAEGAVDTIGGGHLEFQALAIARDMLRQGVSRLRLERFPLAARLGQCCGGATRVLFEPLIPPRPQIALFGAGHVGRALVNILATLPCRVRWIDARAEQFPAQIPAGVSRIVSEDPLEEVDAMPAGGYFIVMTHDHALDLALAERILRRGDAGYFGLIGSLTKRKRFEYKLAQRGLGETAIAAMRCPLGLPDVKGKLPAEIAVAVAGEIVACYGHKSRSGSDV; this is translated from the coding sequence ATGGATGAATGGATTGAGGCGCTGGCCGCGCTGCGGCAACGCGGCGAACCCTGCGTGCTGGTCACGCTGGTGGATGAGCTTGGCTCCACGCCGCGCAACCGCGGCACCAAAATGCTGGTGACCGCCGAAGGGGCGGTCGATACCATCGGCGGCGGCCACCTGGAGTTTCAGGCGCTGGCGATCGCGCGCGACATGCTGCGGCAGGGCGTCAGCCGCCTGCGGCTGGAGCGTTTCCCGCTGGCGGCCCGGCTCGGCCAGTGCTGCGGCGGCGCCACCCGCGTGCTGTTCGAACCGCTGATCCCGCCGCGCCCGCAGATTGCGCTGTTCGGCGCCGGCCATGTCGGGCGCGCGCTGGTGAACATTCTCGCCACGCTGCCGTGCCGGGTGCGCTGGATAGACGCCCGCGCGGAGCAATTCCCGGCGCAAATTCCCGCCGGGGTCAGCCGCATCGTCAGCGAAGATCCGCTCGAGGAGGTCGACGCCATGCCGGCGGGCGGTTATTTCATCGTGATGACCCACGACCACGCGCTGGATCTGGCGCTGGCGGAACGCATCCTGCGGCGCGGCGACGCCGGCTATTTCGGCCTGATCGGCTCGTTGACCAAGCGCAAACGCTTCGAATATAAGCTTGCCCAGCGCGGTCTCGGCGAAACGGCGATCGCCGCCATGCGCTGCCCGCTCGGCCTGCCGGACGTAAAAGGCAAGCTGCCGGCGGAAATCGCGGTGGCGGTGGCCGGAGAGATTGTGGCCTGCTATGGGCATAAATCAAGGTCTGGCTCGGATGTTTGA
- the dcp gene encoding peptidyl-dipeptidase Dcp, with protein sequence MRLSTLVLAIGMALGTQAQAAETHPHADHSALPSGQAKEANVTGEANQHENKKNANPFFYQSRLPFQAPPFNLIKESDYAPAIDAGIRQKREEVEKIANNPARPNFKNTFIALEQSGALLTRVMNVFGAMTSANTSDALQKLDEESSPKLAALNDDIMLNGKLFARIKAIYQQRDALKLDAESRRLVEVTYKNFELAGANLSDADKVKLKALNQEAATLSTQFTNKLLAASKNGALAVTDQAKLAGLSEGELAAAAQAAGERKLDKQWLLVLQNTTQQPDLQSLKDRETRKALFDASWTRAEKGDGNDTRQTISRLAKVRAEQARLLGFPNYAAWKLQNQMAKTPDAALSFMRNIVPAATARAGREAKDIQAVIDRQKGGFKVEAWDWQFYAEQVRKARYDLDESQIKPYFELDNVLNNGVFYAANLLYGISFKQRKDIPVYQPDVKVYEVFDKDGKSLALFYTDYFKRDNKGGGAWMSNFVEQSKLNGTRPVIYNVANFTKPAPGQPALLSYDDVITLFHEFGHALHGMFADQEYPSLSGTNTARDFVEFPSQFNEHWASDPKVFAHFARHYQTGEAMPQALVDKIKKADKFNKGYDMTELLSAALLDMHWHMLTADQPQQDVDKFEAESLQKDKVDLSYVPPRYRSSYFQHIWGNGYAAGYYAYLWTEMLADDAFQWFSEHGGLTAENGQRFRDMVLSRGNSQDLEKLYVDWRGKEPSIEPMLINRGLKDE encoded by the coding sequence ATGCGTTTATCGACATTGGTGCTGGCGATCGGCATGGCGCTGGGCACGCAGGCTCAGGCGGCAGAAACCCACCCGCACGCCGACCACAGCGCACTGCCCAGCGGCCAGGCGAAGGAGGCTAACGTGACCGGTGAAGCCAATCAGCACGAGAATAAAAAGAACGCCAATCCGTTCTTCTATCAGAGCCGCCTGCCGTTCCAGGCGCCGCCGTTCAACCTGATCAAAGAAAGCGACTATGCGCCGGCCATCGACGCGGGCATCAGGCAAAAGCGGGAAGAGGTGGAAAAAATCGCCAATAACCCGGCCAGGCCCAACTTCAAGAATACCTTTATCGCGCTGGAGCAGTCCGGCGCGCTGCTGACGCGGGTGATGAACGTGTTCGGCGCCATGACCTCGGCCAACACCAGCGACGCGCTGCAAAAGCTGGATGAGGAAAGCTCGCCGAAGCTGGCGGCGCTGAACGACGATATCATGCTGAACGGCAAACTGTTCGCGCGCATCAAGGCCATCTATCAGCAGCGCGACGCGCTGAAGCTGGATGCGGAGTCGCGCCGCCTGGTGGAGGTGACTTACAAGAACTTCGAACTGGCCGGCGCCAATCTGTCCGATGCCGATAAGGTCAAGCTGAAGGCGCTGAATCAGGAAGCGGCGACGCTGAGCACCCAATTCACCAACAAACTGCTGGCGGCGAGCAAAAACGGCGCGCTGGCGGTCACCGACCAGGCTAAGCTCGCCGGGCTGTCCGAGGGCGAACTGGCCGCGGCGGCGCAGGCCGCCGGCGAACGCAAGCTGGACAAGCAGTGGCTGCTGGTATTGCAGAACACCACCCAGCAGCCGGACCTGCAGAGCCTGAAAGATCGCGAGACGCGCAAGGCGCTGTTCGACGCCTCCTGGACGCGGGCGGAAAAGGGCGACGGCAACGATACTCGCCAGACGATCTCTCGCCTGGCCAAGGTGCGCGCCGAGCAGGCCAGGCTGCTGGGTTTCCCGAACTACGCCGCCTGGAAACTGCAAAACCAGATGGCCAAAACGCCGGATGCGGCGCTGAGCTTTATGCGCAACATCGTGCCGGCGGCCACCGCGCGCGCCGGGCGCGAGGCCAAAGACATTCAGGCGGTGATCGACCGGCAGAAAGGCGGCTTCAAGGTCGAGGCCTGGGATTGGCAGTTCTACGCCGAGCAGGTGCGCAAGGCCAGGTACGATCTGGATGAGTCGCAGATCAAGCCTTACTTCGAGCTGGATAACGTGCTGAACAACGGCGTGTTCTACGCCGCCAACCTGCTGTACGGCATCAGCTTCAAGCAGCGCAAGGACATCCCGGTTTATCAGCCGGACGTCAAGGTTTATGAGGTGTTCGATAAAGACGGCAAATCGTTGGCGCTGTTCTATACCGACTACTTTAAGCGCGACAACAAGGGCGGCGGCGCCTGGATGAGCAACTTCGTCGAACAGTCGAAGCTCAACGGCACCCGGCCGGTGATTTACAACGTCGCCAATTTCACCAAGCCGGCGCCGGGCCAGCCCGCGCTGCTGTCTTATGACGACGTGATCACCCTGTTCCACGAGTTCGGCCATGCGCTGCACGGCATGTTCGCCGATCAGGAATACCCGAGCCTGTCCGGCACCAACACCGCGCGCGACTTCGTCGAGTTCCCGTCGCAGTTCAACGAGCACTGGGCCAGCGATCCGAAAGTGTTCGCGCACTTCGCCAGGCATTACCAAACCGGCGAAGCGATGCCGCAGGCACTGGTCGACAAAATCAAGAAGGCCGACAAGTTCAACAAGGGCTATGACATGACCGAACTGCTGTCCGCCGCCTTGCTGGACATGCACTGGCATATGCTGACCGCCGACCAGCCGCAGCAGGACGTCGACAAGTTCGAAGCCGAGTCGCTGCAGAAAGACAAGGTCGACCTCAGCTATGTGCCGCCGCGTTACCGTTCCAGCTACTTCCAGCATATCTGGGGCAACGGCTACGCCGCCGGTTACTACGCCTATCTGTGGACCGAAATGCTGGCGGACGACGCCTTCCAGTGGTTCAGCGAGCACGGCGGCCTGACGGCGGAAAACGGCCAGCGCTTCCGCGACATGGTGCTGTCGCGCGGCAACAGCCAGGATCTGGAGAAGCTGTACGTCGACTGGCGCGGCAAAGAGCCGAGCATCGAACCCATGCTGATCAACCGCGGGCTGAAAGACGAGTAA